The genomic segment AGGGGGCTCATTCATGCCAGCGAACGAGCAAGGCCAGCAAGCCGAACCCATCCGAGTCATGATCGTGGACGATCACGCCGTCACCCGAACCGGCTTGCGCACAATGGTCGAAGCTGAGGATGACATGGCGGTCGTCGGCGAGGCCAGCCTGGCCAGCGAGGCCATCGCGGTTGCGCCCGCTCTTCGACCGGACGTCCTCGTGCTCGACCTCAAGCTGCCAGACGACAGCGGCATAACCGTCTGCCGCGAGCTTCGCAAGAAGCTGCCCGAGGCTTCGTGCCTGATGTTGACGACGTACGCCACCGAGGAGTCCCTTGTCGAGGCGATCTTGGCGGGCGCGTCGGGCTTTGTCTTCAAGGAGATCGCCGAAGCCGATCTGGTCAACGCGATCCGAACGGTCGGCAACGGCGGTTCAATGCTCGATCCGCAGGCAACCGAAGGAATCCTGCGCAAGGTTCGACAGGCTGCGGAGGACGTCGACGATCCGATCGGTGACTTGTCCAAACGCGACCGGCAGTTGCTTGAACTGCTCGGGGAGGGTCTCACCAATCGCGAGATCAGCGAGAAGATGTTCCTCTCCGAAAAGACCGTGAAGAATTACGTGTCGTCACTGCTCGGCAAGCTCGGGGTCCAACGCCGCTCCCAGGCCGCCGCCCTCATCGCGGAACGTAAGTCGCGACGGTTGATCGTCGGCGACTAGAGCCTGCTACCAGCCCCACTGCAGTTAGTTATTCGCCGCCCAGGACGCTTGCTCACGTTCGGTGCGAAACTCCGCCATCTGGGTTCCCAACTCGATTAGCCGGTTGCGGCCGAGCGCCTTGCGGATCTTCGGGAACATGTCCTCTTCTTCCTCCCCGAAGTGGTGCTCGCTGTTCTCCATCACGACGGTCGCCTTCGCCTTGTAGTGATCCTCGTCCGGCGTCATTACGTTGAGCTCGCCGATCAGCAGTTTGACCTCGTGATGTTCCTCGATACCTTCCATGACGATGTCTTTGGTGTCGGGAGCGGCTTCGCGGATTGCCGGGTAGAGGACCGCCTCCTCCATCTCTGAGTGGATCATCAACTCGCGGCAGAAGTCAGCCACCACGTTCAGATCTCCGCGCTCAAACTCGCGAAACATCCGCTTGATCGCTTTGTGCTCCTCGCGCAGCATCACCAGTGCATCCATGACTTTCCTTTCGTTGGTCGGCCCGGCCGCGAAGTGTCGCGCAGCCGAAACAGGCTCACTGCCGCCAAGATCGAGTTGGGTGGACGTCACACTCATACCTTCGAAAATAGCCAGGTCCCGCACGCTCACCAAAGTGCCGCGAGTCACGAGAATCCGGGACTTCGGAGCGAGGGGCCGGTGCCTTCGACGCGGGAGGACCGAGCCAACCTGCGGACCACTTTTCGATGACCATCGGCTCTTGATGGTCGCGGCGATGGGCACCGAGGCTGGGGAGCCAAGGAGGTTGTGATGAGCGAAATGAAGGCACTGATCCTGTGCTGCACGTTGAAGAAGTCCCCTGCGGAGTCCAGCTCACAACTGATGTCGGAGCGAATTTCTGCGGCCCTTTCCACCCATGGTGTGGAGGCCGAGGTGATCCGAGTCGCCGACCACGATGTCAAGTTCGGGATCACCACTGATGAGGGTGATGGCGATGGTTGGCCAGCAATCCGACAGAAGATGCTGGATTCCCAGATCCTGGTGTTGACCACTCCGATCTGGATGGGCCAGCCGGCCTCGATGTGCAAGGTCGTGTTGGAGCGGCTCGACGCCGAGCTCGGTGAAGAAGGCGACGATGGCTTGCCGTTGACGTATGGCAAGGTCGCGGTCGCTGGGATCGTCGGCAATGAGGACGGTGCGCACCATAGCGTCGCGGAGATTTTCCAAGCCGTTAACGACTGTGGTTTCACCATCCCCGCAGCCGGTTGCACGTACTGGGTTGGCGAAGCGATGCAGCGCGAGGACTACAAGGATTTGGACGAGCGCCCAGACGCGACCGAGTCGGCGATGCAGACCATGGTGGCGAACGCCGTGCAGC from the Candidatus Nanopelagicales bacterium genome contains:
- a CDS encoding hemerythrin domain-containing protein, with product MSVTSTQLDLGGSEPVSAARHFAAGPTNERKVMDALVMLREEHKAIKRMFREFERGDLNVVADFCRELMIHSEMEEAVLYPAIREAAPDTKDIVMEGIEEHHEVKLLIGELNVMTPDEDHYKAKATVVMENSEHHFGEEEEDMFPKIRKALGRNRLIELGTQMAEFRTEREQASWAANN
- a CDS encoding response regulator transcription factor, with translation MPANEQGQQAEPIRVMIVDDHAVTRTGLRTMVEAEDDMAVVGEASLASEAIAVAPALRPDVLVLDLKLPDDSGITVCRELRKKLPEASCLMLTTYATEESLVEAILAGASGFVFKEIAEADLVNAIRTVGNGGSMLDPQATEGILRKVRQAAEDVDDPIGDLSKRDRQLLELLGEGLTNREISEKMFLSEKTVKNYVSSLLGKLGVQRRSQAAALIAERKSRRLIVGD
- a CDS encoding flavodoxin family protein: MSEMKALILCCTLKKSPAESSSQLMSERISAALSTHGVEAEVIRVADHDVKFGITTDEGDGDGWPAIRQKMLDSQILVLTTPIWMGQPASMCKVVLERLDAELGEEGDDGLPLTYGKVAVAGIVGNEDGAHHSVAEIFQAVNDCGFTIPAAGCTYWVGEAMQREDYKDLDERPDATESAMQTMVANAVQLAQGLQAHGYTKPDA